A single region of the Raphanus sativus cultivar WK10039 chromosome 1, ASM80110v3, whole genome shotgun sequence genome encodes:
- the LOC108807057 gene encoding protein GAMETE CELL DEFECTIVE 1, mitochondrial-like isoform X2, producing MWSTGLSKEHFDGVSVGRQNNNAAANPPSSDSSSGDVMSKLGPREAAMVNEMNEYDDMIKEIEKENRHSRGFVGGIKQKMMEMSVLLKQVKEPGARGSYLKDSEKTEMYRLHTENPEVYIVERLAKDFRIMRQRVHAILFLKEDEEEEERKLGRPLDDSVERLLDEYPDGKEK from the exons ATGTGGTCCACTGGTCTAAGCAAAGAGCATTTCGACGGCGTCTCTGTTGGCCGTCAGAACAACAACGCCGCCGCGAATCCTCCTTCTTCTGATAGTTCTTCGGGTGATGTGATGAGCAAGTTGGGACCGAGAGAAGCCGCCATGGTTAACGAGATGAACGAGTACGATGACATGATCAAGGAGATTGAGAAAGAGAACAGGCACAGCAGGGGATTCGTTGGCGGGATCAAGCAGAAGATGATGGAGATGAGCGTGCTTCTGAAGCAAGTCAAGGAGCCTGGTGCTAGAGGGTCTTATCTCAAGGACTCTGAGAAGACTGAGATGTACAGGTTGCATACGGAGAATCCCGAGGTTTATATCGTTGAGAGGCTTGCTAAGGATTTTAGGATCATGAGGCAGCGTGTTCACGCCATTCTTTTTCTTAAAgaggatgaggaagaagaggagaggaaGCTTGGTCGTCCTTTGGATGATTCCGTTGAGCGTTTGCTTGATGAGTACCCTGA TGGAAAGGAGAAGTGA
- the LOC108807057 gene encoding protein GAMETE CELL DEFECTIVE 1, mitochondrial-like isoform X1 has protein sequence MWSTGLSKEHFDGVSVGRQNNNAAANPPSSDSSSGDVMSKLGPREAAMVNEMNEYDDMIKEIEKENRHSRGFVGGIKQKMMEMSVLLKQVKEPGARGSYLKDSEKTEMYRLHTENPEWKGEVKCHKYSRRRSSDGWKITVEKLGPQGKHGNGGGWKFVSLPDGSSRPLNEVEKMYVKREAPRRRRKILL, from the exons ATGTGGTCCACTGGTCTAAGCAAAGAGCATTTCGACGGCGTCTCTGTTGGCCGTCAGAACAACAACGCCGCCGCGAATCCTCCTTCTTCTGATAGTTCTTCGGGTGATGTGATGAGCAAGTTGGGACCGAGAGAAGCCGCCATGGTTAACGAGATGAACGAGTACGATGACATGATCAAGGAGATTGAGAAAGAGAACAGGCACAGCAGGGGATTCGTTGGCGGGATCAAGCAGAAGATGATGGAGATGAGCGTGCTTCTGAAGCAAGTCAAGGAGCCTGGTGCTAGAGGGTCTTATCTCAAGGACTCTGAGAAGACTGAGATGTACAGGTTGCATACGGAGAATCCCGAG TGGAAAGGAGAAGTGAAGTGCCACAAGTACAGCAGAAGACGTTCATCAGATGGTTGGAAAATCACAGTTGAGAAATTGGGTCCTCAGGGCAAACATGGAAATGGAGGTGGCTGGAAGTTTGTGAGTCTTCCTGATGGATCAAGCCGGCCTCTCAACGAAGTGGAGAAGATGTATGTTAAGCGTGAAGCCCCACGTCGCCGCCGTAAGATTCTCCTTTGA
- the LOC108807047 gene encoding dolichyl-diphosphooligosaccharide--protein glycosyltransferase subunit STT3B, giving the protein MGGKQDPTTANGSPKSEPTATKNTTPDLLNSFFSFKSLKLKTKQQELLLRVSILGLVYVLAFIARLFSVLRYESMIHEFDPYFNYRTTLFLTEKGFHEFWNWFDSESWYPLGRIIGGTLYPGLMVTAALIYWALRFLRFFVHIREVCVLTAPFFASNTTVVAYFFGKEIWDTGAGLVAAALIAICPGYISRSVAGSYDNEAVAIFALLLTFYLFVKAVKTGSLSWALGSAFGYFYMVSAWGGYVFIINLVPLYVLVMLITGRYSMRLYVAYNCMYILGMLLAMQIRFVGFQHVQSGEHMGAMGVFLLMQVFYFLDWVKYKLNDTKLFQTFLKITVTSAILVGGIALGVGTASGYISPWTGRFYSLLDPTYAKDHIPIIASVSEHQPTAWSSFMFDYHILLFLFPAGLYFCFKRLSDATIFIVMYGLTSLYFAGVMVRLILVATPAVCLISAIAVSATVKNLTSLLRTKQKVPQTGSTKGVGSSKSSSKVTLDQSQPFQKNGAIALLVGVFYLLSRYAIHCTWVTSEAYSSPSIVLAARGAHGNRIIFDDYREAYYWLRQNTPTDAKVMSWWDYGYQITAMGNRTVIVDNNTWNNTHIATVGRAMSSYEDEAYDIMRSLDVNYVLVVFGGVTGYSSDDINKFLWMVRIGGGVYPVIKEPDYLVNGEFRVDKGASPKMLNCLMYKLCYYRFGELVTEYGKPAGYDRARGVEIGNKDIKLEHLEEAYTTSNWIVRIYRVKPPTNRV; this is encoded by the exons ATGGGAGGAAAACAAGATCCGACGACGGCGAATGGGAGCCCGAAATCGGAACCAACGGCGACGAAGAACACCACCCCAGATCTGCTCAACAGCTTCTTCTCATTCAAATCCCTAAAACTGAAGACGAAGCAGCAGGAGCTACTGCTCCGCGTCTCGATCCTCGGCCTAGTCTACGTCCTAGCCTTCATCGCTCGCCTCTTCAGCGTCCTCCGCTACGAATCCATGATCCACGAGTTCGATCCCTATTTCAACTACCGCACCACGCTCTTCCTCACGGAGAAAGGCTTCCACGAGTTCTGGAACTGGTTCGATTCCGAGTCCTGGTACCCTCTCGGTAGGATCATCGGCGGCACGCTTTATCCAGGTCTCATGGTCACCGCCGCTCTGATCTACTGGGCGCTGAGGTTCCTCCGCTTCTTCGTCCACATCCGCGAGGTCTGCGTCCTGACGGCGCCGTTCTTCGCCTCCAACACCACCGTCGTCGCGTACTTCTTCGGTAAAGAGATTTGGGACACGGGGGCTGGGCTCGTCGCCGCTGCTCTCATCGCGATATGCCCTGGATACATCTCTCGGTCCGTTGCTGGATCGTATGACAACGAGGCGGTGGCGATTTTCGCGCTTTTGTTGACGTTTTACCTCTTTGTTAAGGCGGTGAAGACGGGGTCTCTGTCGTGGGCTCTTGGCTCTGCGTTTGGTTACTTTTACATGGTTTCGGCTTGGGGAGGATATGTCTTTATTATTAACTTGGTTCCTCTTTACGTCCTTGTGATGTTGATCACTGGAAGGTATTCCATGAGGCTGTACGTTGCGTATAACTGTATGTATATCTTGGGGATGCTGCTTGCCATGCAGATTAGGTTCGTTGGGTTTCAACATGTTCAATCTGGTGAGCATATGGGTGCTATGGGTGTCTTCTTGTTGATGCAG GTGTTTTACTTCCTTGACTGGGTGAAGTACAAGCTCAATGACACCAAGTTGTTCCAAACCTTTTTGAAGATAACTGTCACATCGGCCATTCTGGTTGGTGGTATTGCATTGGGTGTTGGAACAGCATCTGGCTATATATCTCCATGGACTGGTCGATTCTACTCATTGCTTGACCCCACTTATGCAAAGGATCACATTCCCATTATTGCCTCTGTCTCTGAGCATCAGCCTACGGCCTGGTCGTCTTTCATGTTTGACTACCATATTCTGCTCTTCCTTTTCCCTGCCGGACTTTACTTCTGTTTCAAGCGTTTGTCAGATGCTACGATATTTATCGTCATGTATGGTCTCACCAGCTTGTACTTTGCTGGTGTCATGGTTCGGCTTATTCTCGTCGCCACTCCAGCGGTTTGCCTTATCAGTGCCATAGCTGTCTCCGCTACTGTCAAGAATTTAACTTCTCTGTTAAGGACGAAACAAAAGGTTCCCCAGACTGGTTCAACGAAAGGAGTCGGTAGTTCAAAATCCTCTTCAAAG GTTACACTTGATCAGTCTCAACCTTTCCAGAAGAACGGTGCCATTGCTCTTCTTGTGGGTGTATTTTATTTGCTCAGTAGATATGCTATTCACTGCACATGGGTGACATCAGAGGCGTACTCATCTCCCTCAATTGTCCTAGCTGCAAGAGGAGCCCATGGGAACAGAATCATCTTTGATGATTACCGCGAGGCCTACTACTGGCTTAGGCAAAATACTCCTACCGATGCTAAGGTCATGTCATGGTGGGACTATGGATACCAAATCACTGCTATGGGAAACAGAACGGTCATCGTCGATAACAACACCTGGAACAACACTCATATCGCTACTGTTGGACGTGCCATGTCTTCTTATGAAGACGAGGCATATGACATCATGAGGTCTCTTGATGTGAACTACGTATTGGTCGTTTTTGGTGGCGTTACTGGCTATTCTTCAGATGATATCAACAA GTTCTTGTGGATGGTGAGAATCGGAGGTGGAGTATACCCAGTGATCAAGGAACCTGATTACCTTGTGAATGGCGAGTTCCGTGTAGACAAGGGCGCATCACCAAAGATGCTGAACTGTCTCAT GTACAAGTTATGCTATTACAGGTTCGGCGAGCTGGTCACGGAATATGGCAAGCCAGCCGG GTATGATAGAGCAAGAGGGGTGGAGATAGGGAACAAAGACATCAAACTGGAACACTTGGAAGAAGCCTACACAACATCAAACTGGATTGTCCGTATTTACAGAGTCAAGCCTCCCACAAACAGGGTGTGA
- the LOC108860484 gene encoding putative F-box protein At1g33020 gives MNSIPLDLSYEIFSRLSTNTIARCRCVSKQWRSILCSADFTELFLTKSSARPSLLFAMRGATENEFLFYCSPQIHSQNGKASSAAYCKLKIPDDRLIFISHASGFFCFRHEPISKKDEYTAHVMFNPSTGQTVFLPKQRTAHESFLGFDPIEKVFKVMSLIADGSLYGCIHNILTLTGEMRWRKIQCSLSHYPRSEGICINGSLYYLAAGRDQAYYIVCFDVRSENFKFIQAEFYGPWARSLINYKGKLGVVSWRGHNSSGYYWGENIGVNSLPMHELRLWVLEDVVEGAWSEYSYTLPVDKFGDTYRHASDVCVIGVTATGEIVLFKQYNYTFSVFYFHPERNTIQRVEIQGFKNQATVYASVNHVDDLTLNIKPQRVQQDLLLFNMNYHQLQQDVHSKTNKFAVLSLLEDI, from the coding sequence ATGAATTCAATCCCTCTTGATCTTTCTTACGAAATATTCTCTAGATTGTCTACCAACACAATAGCAAGGTGCCGTTGCGTGTCGAAGCAATGGAGATCCATCCTCTGCAGTGCAGATTTTACCGAGTTGTTCTTAACCAAGTCTTCGGCTCGCCCGAGTCTCTTATTTGCCATGAGAGGAGCTACAGAGAATGAGTTTCTCTTCTATTGTTCGCCTCAGATCCATAGTCAAAATGGGAAGGCGTCGTCAGCCGCCTATTGTAAGTTGAAGATACCTGATGACAGGCTAATATTTATTAGTCATGCCTctggttttttttgtttccgtCATGAGCCGATCTCAAAAAAGGATGAGTATACAGCGCATGTGATGTTTAACCCTAGCACAGGACAGACTGTTTTCTTACCTAAACAGAGGACGGCCCATGAGAGCTTTTTAGGGTTTGATCCGATTGAGAAGGTATTCAAGGTAATGTCACTCATTGCTGATGGATCACTTTATGGATGTATTCACAATATTTTGACACTAACTGGAGAAATGAGGTGGAGGAAGATCCAATGTTCCTTGTCCCATTATCCTAGGTCCGAAGGGATATGCATCAATGGATCTTTATATTACTTGGCTGCAGGAAGGGATCAAGCTTACTATATAGTTTGCTTTGATGTTCGGTCTGAGAATTTCAAGTTTATTCAGGCAGAATTTTATGGTCCTTGGGCTAGAAGCTTGATAAACTATAAAGGTAAACTAGGTGTGGTTAGTTGGCGAGGTCATAACTCTAGTGGATATTATTGGGGTGAGAATATAGGCGTGAATAGTCTTCCTATGCATGAGTTGCGTCTATGGGTTCTAGAGGATGTCGTGGAAGGAGCTTGGTCGGAATATTCCTACACTCTGCCTGTTGATAAATTTGGGGACACTTACCGTCATGCTTCAGACGTTTGCGTAATTGGAGTGACTGCCACAGGGgaaattgttttgtttaagCAGTATAACTATACGTTTTCTGTTTTCTACTTCCATCCCGAAAGGAACACTATCCAGCGTGTTGAAATCCAAGGTTTTAAGAATCAAGCTACAGTTTACGCCTCTGTAAATCATGTTGATGATCTCACGCTTAATATTAAACCTCAACGGGTGCAACAAGatcttcttttatttaatatgaaCTATCACCAGCTGCAGCAAGATGTTCATAGTAAGACTAACAAATTTGCTGTTCTGAGTCTTCTAGAGGATATATGA
- the LOC108846664 gene encoding UPF0481 protein At3g47200, which yields MGRKYHDENDGGMAPTAEKPCDLLSRGIVPKLLKKTAGGEGCCIFRIPQRLEKNNKSAYEPRVVSIGPYHHGKEHLEMVQEHKHRLLGFFMAEAQENGVDPKLLIEAVELMEEDIRESYSESLYDNDVSGQKKLIDMMVLDGCFILMLFMVVAGKVRFDGVEDDPIFRVPWILPAIRSDLLLLENQVPFFLLKTIFDKSKIVTSSELNAITFNFFNYSIEKPDEFWLKCYKLDAKHLLDLIRKIFMPILPEEKEEENDLPRPFLQLVLSAKKLQLRGI from the coding sequence ATGGGAAGGAAATACCATGATGAAAACGATGGTGGTATGGCTCCAACTGCTGAAAAACCTTGCGACTTACTTTCAAGAGGAATAGTCCCGAAACTTTTGAAGAAAACAGCAGGAGGAGAAGGATGTTGCATCTTTAGAATTCCTCAGAGACTTGAAAAGAACAACAAGAGTGCTTATGAACCTAGGGTTGTCTCCATCGGCCCATACCATCATGGCAAAGAACATCTCGAGATGGTTCAAGAGCACAAACATCGCCTCCTCGGTTTTTTCATGGCTGAAGCTCAAGAAAATGGTGTGGATCCAAAACTTTTAATTGAAGCAGTGGAACTGATGGAGGAAGATATAAGAGAGTCGTATTCGGAGAGCCTTTATGATAATGATGTATCTGGTCAAAAGAAATTGATTGATATGATGGTTCTCGATGGTTGCTTCATTCTCATGTTGTTCATGGTGGTAGCAGGAAAAGTCCGGTTTGATGGGGTTGAAGATGATCCTATTTTCAGAGTTCCATGGATTTTACCTGCTATAAGAAGTGACTTATTACTTTTGGAGAACCAGGTTCCCTTCTTTCTTCTAAAAACTATATTCGACAAATCAAAGATAGTAACCTCGAGTGAGCTAAATGCGATTACATTTAATTTCTTCAACTATTCCATAGAAAAACCGGATGAGTTTTGGTTGAAATGCTACAAACTTGATGCAAAACACCTTCTTGATCTAATTCGAAAGATTTTTATGCCTATTCTGcctgaagaaaaagaagaagaaaatgatctTCCTCGCCCTTTTCTACAATTAGTTCTCTCAGCAAAGAAACTTCAGTTGCGGGGGATATAG